The Microplitis demolitor isolate Queensland-Clemson2020A chromosome 8, iyMicDemo2.1a, whole genome shotgun sequence genome has a segment encoding these proteins:
- the LOC103573047 gene encoding uncharacterized protein LOC103573047 — MLMLSSRSKDTLSRNFGKHHLMVTILKFPKGCLLKVRGKAITPAEGPTQMRVDSFDDITHDKAVVPLTPDQLRACGIVSPKRKYESISSENENKRHAE, encoded by the exons ATGTTAATGCTGTCGTCG aggTCAAAGGATACCTTAAGCAGGAATTTCGGCAAGCATCATCTTATGGTGACAATCTTGAAATTCCCTAAGGGATGCTTATTAAAAGTTCGCGGTAAAGCTATCACACCTGCTg AAGGGCCTACTCAAATGCGGGTCGATTCATTTGATGACATAACTCATGACAAGGCCGTCGTTCCATTGACACCGGATCAGCTCAGAGCATGCGGTATTGTATCTCCCAAGAGGAAATATGAAAGCATTTCGTCGGAAAATGAAAACAAGCGACACGCAGAGTGA
- the LOC106693888 gene encoding uncharacterized protein LOC106693888, translating into MLHGPCGDWCLNDGKCSKKFPKSFRNETAMDDNGYPYYRRKDEGITFTRNDHVFDNRYVVPYNSTLLQTFNCHINVEIVSSIRAVKYLYKYVYKGHDKAAITINGTLSNTRIETDSNEQCASHSVNDNNVNDYDEIRNFVDARYVRPVEAVWRILSKNSQDKSHSITRLPIHLPNQHSITINDDCDDIELQNALQKQSMLLDYFKLNERDPNAWQYTYSDIPLHYVFKKDSNTKISNWVPRKKQFNVIGRMYSISPAQVELVYLRLLLIHIKGATSFENLRTVNGVPYDTFTTACLAAGLIEDDQEWRRTLSEAVIWMMPRQLRCLFVRILIHCQPLRPNELWNEFKESMSEDCSRNLGIEGEQRAYVYINSMLNRKGYSLAVFPDMPQISEIDMEMINQELSQSFPQGGDFRQLLPVQPNATKTEIINLSIKFSSLWKNFRIFLLTQNMRALPEEIEFVKFLLNIGDGTFNNVNDEINLPDMCFTSNNDNMVENVYGRIIRGKRYDEISTVVILSARNIDVDVINKEVIELLELSTEKVYPAIDSTENCDNGNMDETVLPEYLNTLNPSNFPPYELQLHKAEAAGVVVSCPVCSIKLSDNIASKLEKVNKLDDLDKLNKLDKLDDLNSIVSSLKLVNDKIGELTAACQSLNNNYVDLSKRVEKLQKGKPDEANRILEQIEKAAEVITSNNLELRTL; encoded by the exons ATGCTTCATGGCCCTTGTGGAGATTGGTGTCTTAATGACggaaaatgttcaaaaaaatttcctaaaagttTCCGAAATGAAACAGCCATGGATGATAATGGATATCCTTATTATCGCCGTAAAGATGAAGGAATAACATTTACGCGAAATGATCATGTATTTGATAATCGATACGTTGTACCGTACAATTCGACCTTATTACAAACTTTCAATTGTCATATTAACGTAGAAATTGTATCTTCAATTAGAGCAgttaaatacttatataaGTATGTTTACAAAGGTCATGATAAAGCAGCAATAACGATAAATGGAACGTTATCAAATACTAGGATAGAAACAGACTCGAACGAACAATGTGCTTCTCACAGtgtaaatgataataatgtaaatGACTATGACGAAATTCGTAATTTTGTTGATGCTCGCTATGTTAGACCTGTAGAAGCTGTTTGGcgaattttatcgaaaaattcaCAAGATAAAAGTCATTCAATAACCCGTTTACCGATACATTTACCTAATCAGCATAGTATTACTATTAATGACGATTGTGACGATATTGAACTTCAAAATGCCTTACAGAAACAATCAATGTTATTAGACTACTTCAAATTAAATGAACGTGATCCTAATGCTTGGCAGTATACTTATAGTGACATTCCACTTCATtacgtttttaaaaaagatagtAATACAAAAATCTCAAATTGGGTTCCACGTAAGAAACAATTCAACGTTATCGGTCGAATGTATTCAATAAGCCCTGCTCAAGTTGAATTAGTTTATCTTAGGCTATTGTTAATTCATATTAAAGGTGCTACCAGTTTCGAAAATCTTAGAACAGTAAATGGAGTTCCTTATGATACTTTTACAACTGCATGTCTAGCAGCCGGACTCATTGAAGATGATCAAGAATGGAGAAGAACTTTATCAGAAGCAGTCATATGGATGATGCCACGACAATTGCGTTGTTTATTTGTTCGTATATTAATTCACTGTCAACCACTTCGTCCAAATGAATTATGGAATGAGTTTAAAGAATCAATGTCAGAAGATTGTAGTAGAAATTTAGGGATAGAAGGAGAACAAAGAGCATACGTATACATTAATTCTATGCTTAATCGTAAAGGTTATAGCCTTGCAGTATTTCCCGATATGCCACAGATTAGTGAAATCGATATGGAAATGATTAACCAAGAATTATCACAAAGTTTTCCACAAG gTGGTGATTTCCGACAATTACTCCCAGTTCAGCCTAATGCAACTAaaactgaaataattaatctctCTATAAAATTCAGTTCTTTATGGAAAAACTTccgtatatttttattaactcaaaATATGCGAGCATTACCGGAAGAGATTGAGTTTGTAaagtttttgttaaatattggTGACGGAACTTTTAACAACGTGAATGATGAAATAAATCTTCCTGATATGTGTTTTACATCAAATAACGATAATATGGTAGAAAATGTATACGGTAGAATAATTAGAGGTAAACGTTATGATGAAATTTCTACAGTAGTTATTTTATCGGCTAGGAATATAGACGTTGATGTGATTAATAAAGAAGTAATTGAACTTTTAGAATTATCAACCGAAAAAGTATATCCAGCTATTGACAGTACTGAAAATTGTGATAATGGAAACATGGATGAGACTGTTTTACCTGAATATTTGAATACTTTAAATCCTTCCAATTTTCCGCCGTATGAACTTCAATTACATAA AGCTGAAGCTGCTGGAGTTGTTGTTTCGTGTCCTGTTTGTAGTATAAAATTATCCGATAATATTGCATCAAAACttgaaaaagtaaacaaattaGATGATCTTGATAAACTCAATAAACTCGACAAGCTTGATGATTTAAATAGCATTGTATCGTCCCTAAAATTAGTGAATGATAAAATAGGTGAATTGACAGCTGCTTGTCAGtctttaaacaataattatgttGATTTAAGCAAGCGTGTTGAGAAATTACAAAAAGGCAAACCGGATGAAGCTAATCGAATACTGGAACAAATAGAAAAGGCCGCTGAGGTTATCACTAGTAATAACTTGGAACTACGAACCCTATAA